A genome region from Penaeus chinensis breed Huanghai No. 1 chromosome 15, ASM1920278v2, whole genome shotgun sequence includes the following:
- the LOC125032904 gene encoding bifunctional heparan sulfate N-deacetylase/N-sulfotransferase-like isoform X1: MGDQEALASPGVVEEGSWRTWGARNSSWEELIPHVGQETSGLLSSQGRSSSRNLPLICRPWRLWQRTTLCFAGTRKSWRRSMFFLAVLVCLLVVYSLMESPHRSFMSSVLCSSLVRGRPPESVFQCGNHGNFSLHQHHQPPKSSENRLREDPKVLLFTETQYSRLGKAITEILVANRIKYKMEVFGKSLPVLTNLSKGKYGTVVFENFERYLQIDQWNRELLDKYLRDYNVGIVGFMPTHEETQVGAKLKGFPLFIHTNMALENASLNSDNPVLRLTRAGGNVSGNLPGTDWTVFVSDDPNYMPLEWACSSVPHFAQEKLVSAVLDKGAVDGIQRVVFGGGLEFWLHRLLFLDAISYLSMGRLSVSLDRYMLVDIDDIFVARKGIRMTADDVTALLESQKRLQEMVPGWKFNLGFSGKYYQHGYPEENMGDRKLLEHVDDFWWFGHMWGHTQPHKLTPAGLEAQMQRNKQFAIDHGIPTDSGYSVAPHHSGVYPVHEPLYDAWKKVWNVRVTSSEEYPHLYPARLRRGFIHRNIMVLPRQTCGLFTHTIFIDKYPGGRSMLDKSIHGGELFQFIVFNPISIFMTHLSNYGNDRLALYTFESVIKFIKCWTNLNLQTVPPLQLGEKYFHLYPEEKDPIWGDPCADRRHMEIWSKNKTCEQLPKFLVIGPQKTGTTALYTFLTMHPAIVANYPSPETFEEIQFFNGKNYYKGIDWYMQFFPIPKNSSGKYLFEKSATYFEGEVVPKRVKSLLPSAKLVAIIIPPGRRAYSWYHHMRAHNDPTALQYSFYQVITATDSSPRQLRDLRNKCLNPGMYAKHIERWLDYYPASQLIIIDGEELRNDPVYIMNDLQKFLEIEPFYNYTEHLRYDKRKGFYCQVIEEDKTKCLGRGKGRVYPPMNESESKILKDFYQSYNVALEKLITRLDYPVPGWLEDDLQ; the protein is encoded by the exons ATGGGTGACCAGGAGGCTCTGGCGAGTCCTGGTGTAGTGGAGGAGGGGTCATGGAGGACCTGGGGGGCTAGGAATAGCAGTTGGGAGGAGCTGATCCCTCATGTGGGGCAGGAGACCTCTGGACTGCTTTCATCTCAgggcagaagcagcagcaggaaCCTCCCGTTGATATGCCGTCCCTGGCGGCTGTGGCAGCGGACCACATTGTGCTTCGCTGGCACACGCAAGTCCTGGAGGCGCTCCATGTTCTTCCTGGCAGTTCTAGTCTGTTTATTGGTGGTTTATTCTCTTATGGAGTCGCCTCACCGATCCTTTATGAG CTCTGTACTGTGTTCCAGCCTGGTGCGTGGGCGGCCTCCTGAGTCGGTCTTCCAGTGTGGCAACCATGGCAACTTCAGTCTCCACCAGCACCACCAACCACCCAAGTCTTCAGAGAATCGGCTGCGGGAGGACCCCAAGGTGCTGCTCTTCACCGAGACACAGTACTCTAGGCTGGGGAAAGCCATCACAGAGATACTAGTGGCAAACAGAATTAA GTACAAAATGGAGGTCTTTGGTAAATCTCTTCCCGTGCTTACAAACCTTTCGAAGGGCAAGTATGGAACAGTGGTGTTTGAGAACTTCGAGCGGTACCTGCAGATTGACCAGTGGAACCGCGAACTCTTAGACAAATACCTTCGGGACTATAATGTAGGAATAGTTGGCTTCATGCCGACTCACGAAGAAACGCAAGTGGGGGCAAAATTGAAGGGCTTTCCACTCTTCATCCATACCAACATGGCAttggag AATGCAAGCCTCAACAGTGACAACCCAGTTCTGAGACTAACCCGAGCTGGAGGAAATGTCTCGGGGAACCTACCGGGGACGGACTGGACTGTCTTCGTGTCTGATGACCCCAACTACATGCCATTAGAGTGGGCATGTTCAAGTGTACCTCATTTTGCCCAAGAAAAGCTTGTCTCTGCTGTTTTG GACAAGGGGGCAGTAGATGGGATTCAGCGTGTGGTGTTTGGGGGAGGCTTGGAGTTCTGGCTACACCGGCTGCTATTTCTTGATGCTATATCCTACCTCAGTATGGGCCGCCTCTCAGTTTCCCTCGACCGCTACATGCTGGTAGACATAGATGACATATTCGTTGCTCGGAAAGGAATCCGAATGACGGCAGATGATGTCACG GCATTGCTAGAATCTCAGAAGCGACTGCAGGAGATGGTGCCTGGCTGGAAGTTCAACCTTGGTTTTAGTGGGAAATACTACCAGCATGGTTACCCTGAAGAGAATATGGGAGATAGGAAACTCTTAG AACATGTGGATGACTTTTGGTGGTTTGGGCACATGTGGGGACACACTCAGCCTCACAAACTTACCCCAGCCGGCCTTGAAGCTCAGATGCAGCGTAACAAGCAGTTTGCAATTGATCATGGCATTCCCACAGATTCAG GATATAGCGTGGCTCCACATCACTCTGGTGTTTACCCAGTGCACGAGCCACTTTATGATGCCTGGAAGAAAGTGTGGAATGTAAGAGTCACTTCTTCAGAAGAGTATCCACATCTCTATCCAGCCAGACTTCGCAGAGGTTTCATACACCGAAATATAATG GTGCTACCAAGGCAGACATGTGGATTGTTTACTCACACTATCTTCATTGACAAGTACCCAGGAGGGAGATCAATGTTAGATAAGAGTATCCATGGAGGAGAGCtctttcagtttatcgtttttaaCCCA ATCAGTATCTTCATGACACACCTCAGCAACTACGGCAATGACCGCTTGGCTCTCTACACCTTTGAGTCTGTTATCAAATTCATCAAATGCTGGACAAACCTGAACCTCCAGACTGTGCCACCTCTGCAGCTTGGCGAGAAGTACTTCCATCTTTATCCTGAGGAGAAAGATCCAATTTGGGGG GATCCCTGTGCTGACCGCCGTCACATGGAGATTTGGTCCAAGAACAAAACATGCGAGCAGTTGCCCAAGTTTTTGGTGATAGGCCCACAGAAAACAGGCACCACTGCTCTGTATACCTTCCTGACCATGCACCCAGCCATTGTTGCTAATTACCCATCCCCAGAGACCTTTGAGGAGATACAGTTCTTCAATGGCAAGAACTATTACAAGGGCATTGATTG GTATATGCAGTTCTTCCCCATCCCCAAGAACTCCTCTGGCAAATATTTGTTTGAGAAAAGTGCCACATACTTTGAGGGAGAAGTGGTGCCTAAGAGAGTCAAGTCTCTGCTTCCCAGTGCTAAATTG GTTGCAATCATCATACCCCCAGGACGACGTGCATATTCCTGGTATCATCATATGCGGGCTCATAACGACCCCACGGCACTGCAGTACTCCTTTTACCAAGTTATCACAGCCACAGACTCCTCTCCTCGTCAACTCAGGGACCTCCGTAACAA ATGTTTAAACCCAGGCATGTATGCCAAGCATATTGAGAGATGGCTGGACTACTACCCAGCTTCACAGTTAATCATAATTGATGGAGAAGAGCTCAGAAATGACcctgtatatattatgaatgactTGCAGAAGTTCCTGGAGATAGAGCCATTTTATAATTACACAGAACATTTACG GTATGACAAGCGGAAAGGGTTTTACTGCCAGGTAATTGAGGAAGACAAGACCAAGTGCCTGGGACGTGGGAAGGGAAGAGTTTATCCCCCCATGAATGAATCAGAGTCCAAGATTTTAAAG GACTTCTACCAGAGCTACAATGTTGCTTTGGAGAAGCTCATCACAAGACTGGACTACCCTGTGCCTGGCTGGCTAGAGGATGACCTGCAGTAA
- the LOC125032904 gene encoding bifunctional heparan sulfate N-deacetylase/N-sulfotransferase-like isoform X2 has protein sequence MGDQEALASPGVVEEGSWRTWGARNSSWEELIPHVGQETSGLLSSQGRSSSRNLPLICRPWRLWQRTTLCFAGTRKSWRRSMFFLAVLVCLLVVYSLMESPHRSFMSLVRGRPPESVFQCGNHGNFSLHQHHQPPKSSENRLREDPKVLLFTETQYSRLGKAITEILVANRIKYKMEVFGKSLPVLTNLSKGKYGTVVFENFERYLQIDQWNRELLDKYLRDYNVGIVGFMPTHEETQVGAKLKGFPLFIHTNMALENASLNSDNPVLRLTRAGGNVSGNLPGTDWTVFVSDDPNYMPLEWACSSVPHFAQEKLVSAVLDKGAVDGIQRVVFGGGLEFWLHRLLFLDAISYLSMGRLSVSLDRYMLVDIDDIFVARKGIRMTADDVTALLESQKRLQEMVPGWKFNLGFSGKYYQHGYPEENMGDRKLLEHVDDFWWFGHMWGHTQPHKLTPAGLEAQMQRNKQFAIDHGIPTDSGYSVAPHHSGVYPVHEPLYDAWKKVWNVRVTSSEEYPHLYPARLRRGFIHRNIMVLPRQTCGLFTHTIFIDKYPGGRSMLDKSIHGGELFQFIVFNPISIFMTHLSNYGNDRLALYTFESVIKFIKCWTNLNLQTVPPLQLGEKYFHLYPEEKDPIWGDPCADRRHMEIWSKNKTCEQLPKFLVIGPQKTGTTALYTFLTMHPAIVANYPSPETFEEIQFFNGKNYYKGIDWYMQFFPIPKNSSGKYLFEKSATYFEGEVVPKRVKSLLPSAKLVAIIIPPGRRAYSWYHHMRAHNDPTALQYSFYQVITATDSSPRQLRDLRNKCLNPGMYAKHIERWLDYYPASQLIIIDGEELRNDPVYIMNDLQKFLEIEPFYNYTEHLRYDKRKGFYCQVIEEDKTKCLGRGKGRVYPPMNESESKILKDFYQSYNVALEKLITRLDYPVPGWLEDDLQ, from the exons ATGGGTGACCAGGAGGCTCTGGCGAGTCCTGGTGTAGTGGAGGAGGGGTCATGGAGGACCTGGGGGGCTAGGAATAGCAGTTGGGAGGAGCTGATCCCTCATGTGGGGCAGGAGACCTCTGGACTGCTTTCATCTCAgggcagaagcagcagcaggaaCCTCCCGTTGATATGCCGTCCCTGGCGGCTGTGGCAGCGGACCACATTGTGCTTCGCTGGCACACGCAAGTCCTGGAGGCGCTCCATGTTCTTCCTGGCAGTTCTAGTCTGTTTATTGGTGGTTTATTCTCTTATGGAGTCGCCTCACCGATCCTTTATGAG CCTGGTGCGTGGGCGGCCTCCTGAGTCGGTCTTCCAGTGTGGCAACCATGGCAACTTCAGTCTCCACCAGCACCACCAACCACCCAAGTCTTCAGAGAATCGGCTGCGGGAGGACCCCAAGGTGCTGCTCTTCACCGAGACACAGTACTCTAGGCTGGGGAAAGCCATCACAGAGATACTAGTGGCAAACAGAATTAA GTACAAAATGGAGGTCTTTGGTAAATCTCTTCCCGTGCTTACAAACCTTTCGAAGGGCAAGTATGGAACAGTGGTGTTTGAGAACTTCGAGCGGTACCTGCAGATTGACCAGTGGAACCGCGAACTCTTAGACAAATACCTTCGGGACTATAATGTAGGAATAGTTGGCTTCATGCCGACTCACGAAGAAACGCAAGTGGGGGCAAAATTGAAGGGCTTTCCACTCTTCATCCATACCAACATGGCAttggag AATGCAAGCCTCAACAGTGACAACCCAGTTCTGAGACTAACCCGAGCTGGAGGAAATGTCTCGGGGAACCTACCGGGGACGGACTGGACTGTCTTCGTGTCTGATGACCCCAACTACATGCCATTAGAGTGGGCATGTTCAAGTGTACCTCATTTTGCCCAAGAAAAGCTTGTCTCTGCTGTTTTG GACAAGGGGGCAGTAGATGGGATTCAGCGTGTGGTGTTTGGGGGAGGCTTGGAGTTCTGGCTACACCGGCTGCTATTTCTTGATGCTATATCCTACCTCAGTATGGGCCGCCTCTCAGTTTCCCTCGACCGCTACATGCTGGTAGACATAGATGACATATTCGTTGCTCGGAAAGGAATCCGAATGACGGCAGATGATGTCACG GCATTGCTAGAATCTCAGAAGCGACTGCAGGAGATGGTGCCTGGCTGGAAGTTCAACCTTGGTTTTAGTGGGAAATACTACCAGCATGGTTACCCTGAAGAGAATATGGGAGATAGGAAACTCTTAG AACATGTGGATGACTTTTGGTGGTTTGGGCACATGTGGGGACACACTCAGCCTCACAAACTTACCCCAGCCGGCCTTGAAGCTCAGATGCAGCGTAACAAGCAGTTTGCAATTGATCATGGCATTCCCACAGATTCAG GATATAGCGTGGCTCCACATCACTCTGGTGTTTACCCAGTGCACGAGCCACTTTATGATGCCTGGAAGAAAGTGTGGAATGTAAGAGTCACTTCTTCAGAAGAGTATCCACATCTCTATCCAGCCAGACTTCGCAGAGGTTTCATACACCGAAATATAATG GTGCTACCAAGGCAGACATGTGGATTGTTTACTCACACTATCTTCATTGACAAGTACCCAGGAGGGAGATCAATGTTAGATAAGAGTATCCATGGAGGAGAGCtctttcagtttatcgtttttaaCCCA ATCAGTATCTTCATGACACACCTCAGCAACTACGGCAATGACCGCTTGGCTCTCTACACCTTTGAGTCTGTTATCAAATTCATCAAATGCTGGACAAACCTGAACCTCCAGACTGTGCCACCTCTGCAGCTTGGCGAGAAGTACTTCCATCTTTATCCTGAGGAGAAAGATCCAATTTGGGGG GATCCCTGTGCTGACCGCCGTCACATGGAGATTTGGTCCAAGAACAAAACATGCGAGCAGTTGCCCAAGTTTTTGGTGATAGGCCCACAGAAAACAGGCACCACTGCTCTGTATACCTTCCTGACCATGCACCCAGCCATTGTTGCTAATTACCCATCCCCAGAGACCTTTGAGGAGATACAGTTCTTCAATGGCAAGAACTATTACAAGGGCATTGATTG GTATATGCAGTTCTTCCCCATCCCCAAGAACTCCTCTGGCAAATATTTGTTTGAGAAAAGTGCCACATACTTTGAGGGAGAAGTGGTGCCTAAGAGAGTCAAGTCTCTGCTTCCCAGTGCTAAATTG GTTGCAATCATCATACCCCCAGGACGACGTGCATATTCCTGGTATCATCATATGCGGGCTCATAACGACCCCACGGCACTGCAGTACTCCTTTTACCAAGTTATCACAGCCACAGACTCCTCTCCTCGTCAACTCAGGGACCTCCGTAACAA ATGTTTAAACCCAGGCATGTATGCCAAGCATATTGAGAGATGGCTGGACTACTACCCAGCTTCACAGTTAATCATAATTGATGGAGAAGAGCTCAGAAATGACcctgtatatattatgaatgactTGCAGAAGTTCCTGGAGATAGAGCCATTTTATAATTACACAGAACATTTACG GTATGACAAGCGGAAAGGGTTTTACTGCCAGGTAATTGAGGAAGACAAGACCAAGTGCCTGGGACGTGGGAAGGGAAGAGTTTATCCCCCCATGAATGAATCAGAGTCCAAGATTTTAAAG GACTTCTACCAGAGCTACAATGTTGCTTTGGAGAAGCTCATCACAAGACTGGACTACCCTGTGCCTGGCTGGCTAGAGGATGACCTGCAGTAA